A region of Haliotis asinina isolate JCU_RB_2024 chromosome 7, JCU_Hal_asi_v2, whole genome shotgun sequence DNA encodes the following proteins:
- the LOC137291949 gene encoding aggrecan core protein-like, producing the protein MEEVNAAVTTIEEVNAAVATIEEVNAAVATIEEVNAAVTTIEEVNAAVTTIEEVNAAVATIEEVNAAVATIEEVNAAVATIEEVNAAVTTIEEVNAAVATMEEVNAAVTTIEEVNAAVATIEEVNAAVTTIEEVNAAVATMEEVNAAVTTIEEVNAAVATIEEVNAAVTTIEEVNAAVATIEEVNAAVATIEEVNAAVATIEEVNAAVTTIEEVNAAVTTIEEVNAAVATIEEVNAAVATIEEVNAAVATIEEVNAAVTTIEEVNAAVATMEEVNAAVTTIEEVNAAVATIEEVNAAVTTIEEVNAAVTTIEEVNAAVATIEEVNAAVTTIEEVNPEVAGQESKSCSRRNNRSKSINNCNGRSTNNSSGNQRSESLSSSHKRSKRSGNNNRRSKRSSSNNRRSKRSSNNNRRSKRSSNNNRGSKPRSSRTGE; encoded by the coding sequence ATGGAAGAAGTAAACGCAGCAGTAACAacaatagaagaagtaaacgcaGCAGTAGCAacaatagaagaagtaaacgcaGCAGTAGCAacaatagaagaagtaaacgcaGCAGTAACAacaatagaagaagtaaacgcaGCAGTAACAacaatagaagaagtaaacgcaGCAGTAGCAacaatagaagaagtaaacgcaGCAGTAGCAacaatagaagaagtaaacgcaGCAGTAGCAacaatagaagaagtaaacgcaGCAGTAACAacaatagaagaagtaaacgcaGCAGTAGCAACAATGGAAGAAGTAAACGCAGCAGTAACAacaatagaagaagtaaacgcaGCAGTAGCAacaatagaagaagtaaacgcaGCAGTAACAacaatagaagaagtaaacgcaGCAGTAGCAACAATGGAAGAAGTAAACGCAGCAGTAACAacaatagaagaagtaaacgcaGCAGTAGCAacaatagaagaagtaaacgcaGCAGTAACAacaatagaagaagtaaacgcaGCAGTAGCAacaatagaagaagtaaacgcaGCAGTAGCAacaatagaagaagtaaacgcaGCAGTAGCAacaatagaagaagtaaacgcaGCAGTAACAacaatagaagaagtaaacgcaGCAGTAACAacaatagaagaagtaaacgcaGCAGTAGCAacaatagaagaagtaaacgcaGCAGTAGCAacaatagaagaagtaaacgcaGCAGTAGCAacaatagaagaagtaaacgcaGCAGTAACAacaatagaagaagtaaacgcaGCAGTAGCAACAATGGAAGAAGTAAACGCAGCAGTAACAacaatagaagaagtaaacgcaGCAGTAGCAacaatagaagaagtaaacgcaGCAGTAACAacaatagaagaagtaaacgcaGCAGTAACAacaatagaagaagtaaacgcaGCAGTAGCAacaatagaagaagtaaacgcaGCAGTAACAACAATAGAGGAAGTAAACCCAGAAGTAGCAGGACAGGAGAGTAAAAGTTGCAGTCGCAGGAATAACAGAAGTAAAAGCATCAACAATTGCAATGGAAGAAGTACAAACAACAGTAGTGGCAATCAAAGAAGTGAAAGCTTGAGTAGCAGCCATAAAAGAAGTAAACGCAGCGGTAACAacaatagaagaagtaaacgcaGCAGTAGCAACAACAGAAGAAGTAAACGCAGCAGTAACAacaatagaagaagtaaacgcaGCAGTAACAACAATAGAGGAAGTAAACCCAGAAGTAGCAGGACAGGAGAGTAA